A DNA window from Thiopseudomonas alkaliphila contains the following coding sequences:
- a CDS encoding antitoxin VbhA family protein has protein sequence MSVLSEQEAVFKVNQAIGSMAIEGIVLTAKQQQAMLRIVQGQVSAASLRAKWLAKYSQLKS, from the coding sequence ATGAGCGTTCTATCAGAACAAGAAGCAGTATTTAAAGTCAATCAAGCTATTGGGTCTATGGCTATTGAGGGTATCGTCCTTACAGCAAAGCAGCAGCAAGCAATGCTGCGGATTGTTCAAGGGCAGGTGAGTGCTGCTTCGTTGCGGGCAAAATGGTTAGCTAAGTACTCTCAGCTAAAAAGCTAA
- a CDS encoding Fic/DOC family protein, with amino-acid sequence MEGYENYDLQEEDPYLQANSTCLINCLNIQDTKLLNEAEQEGVAINLAELIKSPIAGDFNLAHLSAIHQALFADIYPWAGQVRLTEISKGGQLFLPYQLIEKVANEIFSELHAENLLANLAKPALIQRVAYYFGRINAIHAFREGNGRTQRVFFDQLVALHGYAFEWAAVSGEKMAQACLAARQREPSYQLLVNLFKLHLKALNSLR; translated from the coding sequence ATGGAAGGCTATGAGAACTATGATCTTCAAGAAGAAGATCCCTATTTACAAGCTAATTCCACCTGTTTAATTAACTGCTTAAATATTCAAGATACCAAGTTGCTAAATGAGGCTGAGCAAGAAGGTGTTGCCATTAATCTTGCAGAGTTAATAAAAAGTCCTATTGCAGGTGATTTTAATCTAGCGCATCTATCAGCCATTCATCAGGCGTTATTTGCAGATATTTATCCTTGGGCTGGACAGGTCAGGTTGACTGAAATTTCTAAGGGTGGTCAGCTTTTTTTACCCTACCAATTAATTGAAAAAGTAGCGAATGAAATCTTCTCTGAATTGCATGCTGAGAACTTATTAGCAAATCTTGCTAAGCCAGCCCTTATTCAAAGAGTTGCTTATTACTTTGGCCGAATAAATGCTATTCATGCTTTTCGTGAAGGTAACGGCCGTACGCAAAGAGTCTTTTTTGATCAGCTAGTGGCTTTGCATGGTTATGCATTTGAATGGGCTGCTGTTTCTGGCGAGAAGATGGCTCAGGCATGTTTAGCGGCAAGGCAAAGAGAGCCTAGCTATCAGTTATTGGTTAATCTTTTTAAGTTGCATCTTAAGGCGTTGAACAGCTTGCGTTGA
- a CDS encoding FGGY-family carbohydrate kinase, whose translation MSYLLSIDSGTQSIRAILFDAQGQVQSISRIELDPYYSLQPGWAEQDADYYWQALGQACQQLWQQTSITPEQIKGLSVTTQRGSLVHVDQTGQALRPVMLWLDQRRTTVSKRLSRKWRWLFKLAGATTLVDYFRSQAEVNWVAIEQPEIHAQTHKVLLLSGYFHYHLTGRFTDSVASCVAYLPFDYKKQGWASANDWKWQALPLRPEQLPELVQPAELIGALLPAAAAHIGLPAGVPVIAAAADKACEILGSNAVEPHVASLSYGTTATINTTQARYLEVTRLLPAYPAALPRHFTTEVMIYRGFWMVSWFKREFGLQEALRAEQLGVSVESLFDELVQRIPAGSMGLMLQPYWTPGVKEPGAEAKGAIIGFGDVHTRGHIYRAILEGLAYGLRQGKEQIEAKTKVPITEVRVSGGGSQSDMAMQITADVFGLPVQRPATIETSGLGAAICCAVGLGWYNSFSAALAAMTQTGQTFYPNAENHQLYQRLYHQVYKKMYRRLQPLYRSIAKVTGYPQQY comes from the coding sequence ATGAGTTATCTGCTCAGCATTGATAGCGGCACACAAAGTATTCGCGCGATCTTGTTTGATGCGCAAGGGCAAGTGCAAAGTATCAGTCGGATTGAACTTGATCCTTACTACTCTTTGCAGCCTGGCTGGGCAGAGCAGGATGCTGATTATTATTGGCAAGCCTTAGGCCAAGCCTGCCAGCAACTGTGGCAGCAAACCTCAATTACCCCTGAGCAAATTAAGGGGCTGAGTGTCACCACTCAGCGTGGCAGCTTAGTGCATGTCGACCAAACTGGGCAAGCGTTACGTCCTGTTATGCTGTGGTTAGATCAACGGCGTACGACAGTCAGCAAGCGCTTATCTAGAAAATGGCGCTGGTTATTTAAACTGGCTGGTGCGACAACTTTGGTGGATTATTTTCGTTCACAAGCCGAGGTGAACTGGGTGGCTATTGAGCAGCCTGAAATACATGCACAAACCCATAAAGTGTTGTTGCTCTCGGGCTATTTTCATTACCACCTGACCGGTCGATTTACCGACTCAGTGGCAAGTTGTGTGGCTTACTTACCTTTTGATTATAAAAAGCAGGGCTGGGCTTCAGCGAATGATTGGAAATGGCAGGCATTGCCCTTGAGACCTGAACAGTTACCGGAATTGGTACAGCCAGCTGAACTGATTGGGGCGTTATTGCCCGCCGCCGCAGCGCATATTGGCTTGCCCGCAGGAGTTCCGGTAATTGCCGCAGCAGCCGATAAAGCCTGTGAGATTTTGGGTTCTAATGCAGTAGAGCCGCATGTCGCGAGTTTATCCTATGGCACCACAGCAACGATCAATACTACCCAAGCTAGATACCTTGAGGTAACGCGGTTATTGCCCGCTTATCCAGCGGCACTGCCTCGGCACTTTACTACCGAAGTGATGATTTACCGGGGGTTTTGGATGGTGAGTTGGTTTAAACGCGAGTTTGGCTTGCAGGAGGCGCTGCGAGCTGAGCAACTGGGAGTTTCGGTAGAGTCATTATTTGATGAGCTAGTGCAGCGTATTCCTGCGGGTTCGATGGGTTTAATGTTGCAACCGTATTGGACACCAGGAGTGAAAGAGCCAGGTGCTGAAGCGAAAGGTGCAATTATCGGTTTTGGTGATGTGCATACGCGTGGGCATATTTATCGCGCGATTCTTGAAGGTTTAGCTTATGGTTTGCGTCAGGGAAAAGAGCAGATTGAGGCTAAAACGAAAGTACCTATTACTGAAGTGAGAGTGTCAGGTGGTGGTTCACAAAGTGATATGGCCATGCAGATTACCGCCGATGTGTTTGGTTTGCCGGTGCAGCGCCCCGCGACCATTGAAACTTCGGGCTTGGGGGCCGCTATTTGTTGTGCGGTCGGGCTCGGTTGGTACAACAGCTTTTCTGCAGCGCTCGCAGCGATGACCCAGACCGGGCAGACATTTTATCCTAATGCTGAAAATCATCAGCTGTATCAACGGCTATATCACCAGGTGTATAAAAAAATGTATCGGCGTTTACAGCCTTTATATCGCAGTATTGCCAAAGTTACCGGTTATCCGCAGCAGTACTAA
- a CDS encoding FAD-binding oxidoreductase, with protein sequence MRRWNGWGSSAINLDLPTHGAAFLQQLIGQAAPLQDANLEQVLAKVPASRAPNHRLVNTDPEVRVRHARGQSAADWLAMRSGEFGLFPDGVAFPENPAEVRELLAWAAQAQIVLIPYGGGTSVAGHINPLPDQRPIITVSLARMNQLLDLDPLSCVATIGPGANGPEVESQLRAKGYTLGHFPQSWELSTLGGWVATRSSGQQSLNYGRIEQLFAGGILETFAGPLELPTFPASAAGPDLREWVMGSEGRFGIISQVKVNVSKLPEQEQFFSVFLPDWETALAAVRQLAQEQVALSMLRLSNPIETETQLALAASPQQIYWLNKYLGWRGMGTQKCLLTFAVTGSKAKNKLALAQTHALLKRSGVAFISKKLGAKWLENRFKSPYLREALWQLGYLVDTLETATPWSNTSHLMQQMEQAISASLAKLDTPTHVFSHLSHVYAQGSSIYTTYILPVADSYAATYQRWQAAKMAASQVIVDQQGTISHQHGVGRDHAPWLAQEKGELGLQAIRQVAQYYDPQQQLVPGVLFQD encoded by the coding sequence ATGCGACGCTGGAATGGCTGGGGCAGTTCTGCAATAAATCTGGATTTACCAACGCATGGGGCTGCTTTTTTGCAGCAGCTCATCGGTCAAGCAGCACCGCTGCAAGATGCGAACTTAGAGCAGGTATTAGCTAAGGTGCCAGCGAGTCGAGCACCGAATCATAGGTTAGTTAATACGGATCCGGAAGTACGCGTACGCCATGCGCGTGGACAAAGTGCTGCCGATTGGTTAGCGATGCGCTCCGGCGAGTTTGGCCTATTTCCCGATGGCGTAGCCTTTCCTGAAAATCCAGCAGAAGTTCGAGAGTTATTGGCCTGGGCAGCACAAGCACAGATTGTGTTGATTCCTTATGGCGGCGGCACTTCTGTGGCTGGGCATATTAATCCTTTGCCTGATCAACGCCCGATAATCACGGTTTCGTTGGCGCGCATGAATCAGTTGCTGGACTTAGATCCGCTCAGTTGCGTGGCAACAATTGGCCCGGGTGCTAATGGCCCCGAAGTTGAAAGTCAGTTACGCGCCAAAGGCTACACCTTAGGGCATTTTCCGCAATCTTGGGAGTTATCCACTTTAGGTGGCTGGGTCGCGACTCGCTCCAGTGGCCAACAATCGCTTAATTACGGGCGAATCGAACAACTATTTGCTGGTGGCATCTTGGAAACCTTTGCCGGCCCTTTAGAGCTGCCTACTTTTCCTGCCTCCGCAGCTGGCCCTGATTTGCGCGAATGGGTGATGGGTTCTGAGGGGCGCTTTGGGATTATTTCACAAGTTAAAGTCAATGTTTCTAAGCTACCTGAGCAAGAGCAGTTTTTTAGCGTGTTTTTACCTGATTGGGAGACAGCGCTAGCAGCGGTGCGTCAGTTAGCACAAGAGCAAGTAGCGCTTTCTATGTTGCGTCTCTCAAACCCGATTGAAACCGAAACTCAGCTTGCCTTAGCGGCTAGCCCGCAGCAAATTTATTGGCTGAATAAGTATTTAGGCTGGCGCGGAATGGGGACGCAAAAATGCTTACTAACCTTTGCTGTTACTGGCAGCAAAGCTAAGAATAAGCTGGCACTGGCGCAAACCCATGCCCTATTAAAGCGTTCGGGCGTCGCATTTATTAGCAAAAAATTAGGTGCTAAGTGGTTAGAAAATCGCTTTAAGTCCCCGTACTTACGCGAGGCTTTATGGCAACTAGGTTATCTGGTGGACACCTTAGAGACCGCGACTCCATGGAGCAATACTAGCCACTTAATGCAGCAAATGGAGCAAGCAATTAGTGCCAGTTTAGCCAAGCTTGATACGCCTACTCACGTGTTTAGTCATTTATCGCATGTCTATGCCCAAGGCTCGAGTATTTATACCACCTATATCCTGCCAGTAGCAGATAGCTATGCCGCAACTTACCAGCGTTGGCAGGCGGCAAAAATGGCAGCCAGCCAAGTGATTGTTGATCAGCAAGGTACCATTAGCCACCAGCATGGTGTAGGGCGTGATCATGCGCCTTGGTTAGCGCAAGAAAAAGGCGAGCTTGGCTTACAAGCGATTCGACAGGTAGCACAGTATTATGACCCGCAACAGCAATTGGTGCCGGGAGTTTTGTTCCAAGATTGA
- a CDS encoding glutathione S-transferase — MGFNFPILYSFRRCPYAMRARLGILFAGLQVELREIVLRNKPAQMLAISPKGTVPVLQLPDGQVIDESLDIMRWALQQQDPQQLLDESTLTQGYALVEQNDRQFKHWLDRYKYADRYPEMTQLEYRLQGEVFLQQLEQLLLNQSFLLGDKISLADIGIMPFIRQFAHVDRQVFAELPYPNLQRWLNAWLQHPLFLQVMHKYQPWQEDDPVVEFPA, encoded by the coding sequence ATGGGTTTTAATTTTCCTATTCTTTATTCCTTCCGCCGTTGCCCCTATGCGATGCGTGCGCGATTAGGGATTTTATTTGCAGGGTTGCAGGTTGAGTTGCGGGAGATTGTGTTGCGCAACAAGCCAGCGCAGATGTTGGCAATTAGTCCCAAAGGCACAGTACCTGTTTTGCAACTGCCCGATGGGCAAGTGATTGATGAAAGTCTTGATATTATGCGCTGGGCTTTGCAGCAGCAGGATCCACAGCAGTTACTTGATGAATCTACCTTGACTCAAGGCTACGCATTAGTTGAGCAGAATGATCGGCAGTTTAAGCATTGGTTAGATCGCTATAAATACGCTGATCGCTATCCTGAAATGACTCAGCTCGAATATCGGCTGCAAGGCGAGGTTTTCTTGCAGCAGTTGGAGCAGTTGCTGCTAAATCAGAGTTTTCTCTTAGGCGATAAAATCAGTCTTGCCGATATCGGTATCATGCCGTTTATTCGCCAGTTCGCCCATGTCGATCGGCAGGTATTTGCTGAGCTGCCTTATCCCAACTTGCAGCGCTGGCTAAATGCCTGGCTGCAGCATCCTTTGTTTTTGCAAGTCATGCATAAATATCAGCCATGGCAAGAGGATGACCCGGTTGTGGAGTTTCCTGCTTAA
- a CDS encoding PA2817 family protein, which produces MSDSYLQHQLSLLAHVRTVLQAVAEQEIELMPEGNSELFIERFDEMVAELQQSQADLYLGQEIICQIFQRYPQIAHLVPRDLLWFFGGDCLHYMPDAEIELFQQLEDRRFAALEQGESFDWATEVELLFMPVLTAKQ; this is translated from the coding sequence ATGTCCGATAGTTATTTGCAGCATCAACTCAGCTTATTAGCCCACGTGCGCACCGTGTTGCAGGCGGTGGCTGAGCAAGAGATCGAGCTGATGCCAGAGGGCAATAGCGAGCTGTTTATTGAGCGCTTTGATGAAATGGTTGCAGAGTTGCAGCAAAGCCAAGCAGATTTGTATTTAGGGCAAGAAATTATCTGCCAGATTTTTCAGCGTTATCCGCAGATTGCTCATCTGGTGCCACGGGATTTACTCTGGTTTTTTGGCGGTGATTGTTTGCACTATATGCCAGATGCTGAAATTGAGCTGTTCCAACAGTTAGAAGATCGTCGCTTTGCCGCGCTAGAGCAGGGCGAAAGCTTTGATTGGGCAACCGAGGTTGAGCTGTTATTTATGCCCGTATTAACCGCCAAACAGTGA
- a CDS encoding glycerol-3-phosphate dehydrogenase/oxidase has protein sequence MHIAPWNHQWRKQQLSDLLSQQWDLVVVGGGITGAGILLAAAQQGWRCLLVEQQDIAWGTSSRSSKMVHGGLRYLAQGHWRLTRDSAQQRQYLLQAMHGLIEPLPFAYPHYKGEFPGPCIMSATLKVYDTLAGQRQHRQYSHTAADYLAPALKQQQLTAINCFQDAITDDVRLVLRVLQAARALGAEVLTQVQVQAPIYQQQRIVGLQVVDQLSGQAYSLTSQVVAQAAGVWTDLPQSDNYQLRPLRGSHLLLPYWRLPVSQAISFRHPQDQRSVFVFPWAGATIIGTTDLDHQQDLQQEARIEAAECLYLLAAANHLFPEARLTINDVRSTWSGVRPIVTKQRQDQAPSAASREHHIWQEPGRVSVAGGKLTTYRLLAAEVVQHCALQLTRHLKSKSIDQSWQLAIPDWNFPAAIGWQQRQRLLGYYGQGVGDLLALFQQLGTEQLAGLPLYQAELVFACRYEQVLQLDDLLLRRTRIGLLLAEGGRALLPLIKTLCQAELEWSDQQWQQQVKRYLEIWQRYYSLPEELLV, from the coding sequence ATGCATATAGCGCCTTGGAATCATCAGTGGCGAAAGCAACAGCTGTCTGATTTGCTCAGCCAACAGTGGGACTTAGTTGTGGTGGGAGGCGGAATTACTGGTGCTGGTATTTTGCTTGCTGCCGCTCAGCAAGGCTGGCGTTGTTTGCTAGTTGAACAGCAAGACATTGCTTGGGGAACCTCGAGCCGCTCATCAAAAATGGTGCATGGCGGATTGCGTTATTTAGCGCAAGGCCACTGGCGCTTAACTCGGGATAGCGCCCAGCAGCGTCAATATTTACTACAGGCAATGCATGGCTTGATCGAGCCGCTGCCGTTTGCCTATCCACATTATAAAGGTGAGTTTCCTGGGCCTTGCATAATGAGTGCAACCTTAAAGGTTTACGATACCTTGGCTGGGCAGCGTCAGCATCGGCAATATTCTCACACCGCTGCAGACTACTTAGCACCTGCGCTCAAGCAGCAACAATTAACGGCTATCAATTGCTTCCAAGATGCGATTACCGACGACGTGCGTTTAGTGCTGCGGGTTTTGCAAGCAGCGCGGGCACTCGGTGCTGAAGTATTAACTCAAGTGCAAGTGCAAGCACCTATTTATCAGCAGCAAAGGATTGTTGGCTTGCAAGTGGTTGATCAGCTATCAGGGCAGGCTTACTCATTAACGAGTCAGGTAGTAGCGCAAGCTGCAGGTGTCTGGACTGATCTTCCGCAGTCAGATAATTATCAATTACGCCCACTGCGCGGCAGTCATTTGTTATTACCTTATTGGCGACTACCCGTTAGCCAAGCGATTAGTTTTAGGCATCCGCAGGATCAGCGTTCAGTATTTGTATTTCCATGGGCAGGCGCCACCATTATTGGCACTACCGATCTTGATCATCAGCAAGATTTACAACAAGAAGCGCGGATTGAGGCAGCTGAGTGTCTGTACCTGCTGGCAGCGGCTAATCACCTATTTCCAGAGGCTCGGCTAACAATTAATGACGTACGCTCTACCTGGTCGGGAGTACGCCCGATTGTAACCAAACAACGCCAAGATCAAGCACCGTCGGCTGCGAGTCGTGAGCACCATATCTGGCAAGAACCGGGCAGAGTGTCAGTGGCGGGCGGTAAACTCACCACGTATCGGTTACTGGCAGCGGAGGTTGTGCAGCACTGTGCTTTGCAATTAACGCGCCACTTAAAATCCAAAAGTATTGATCAAAGTTGGCAGTTAGCTATACCTGACTGGAATTTTCCAGCGGCAATTGGTTGGCAGCAGCGCCAGCGTTTACTTGGCTACTATGGGCAAGGTGTGGGTGACTTGCTGGCGCTGTTTCAGCAGCTAGGAACTGAGCAGCTGGCGGGCTTGCCTTTGTATCAAGCGGAGTTAGTGTTTGCTTGTCGCTATGAGCAGGTGTTGCAGCTGGATGACTTGTTATTACGTCGTACACGAATTGGTTTATTGCTTGCTGAAGGAGGGCGAGCGCTATTGCCGCTAATTAAAACCTTATGCCAAGCTGAATTAGAGTGGAGTGATCAGCAGTGGCAGCAGCAGGTTAAACGTTATTTGGAGATTTGGCAGCGTTACTATAGTTTGCCTGAGGAGTTGTTGGTATGA
- the miaB gene encoding tRNA (N6-isopentenyl adenosine(37)-C2)-methylthiotransferase MiaB, which translates to MVKKLYIETHGCQMNEYDSSRMVDLLGDHQAMETTDNPAEADVILLNTCSIREKAQEKVFSQLGRWRELKAENPDLVIGVGGCVASQEGETIRSRAPYVDVVFGPQTLHRLPEMIDAARDTGKPQVDISFPEIEKFDRLPEPRVDGPSAYVSVMEGCSKYCTFCVVPYTRGEEVSRPFNDVMLEVIHLAENGVREITLLGQNVNGYRGSTADGQLMDLADLIRAVAAVDGIDRIRYTTSHPLEFSDSLIQAHAEVPELVKYLHLPVQSGSDRVLANMKRNHTALEYKSRIRKLKAAVPDILISSDFIVGFPGETEKDFQQTMKLIEDIGFDFSYSFVYSARPGTPAADLPDDTPEQEKKRRLALLQHRIQQQGFENSRRMVGTVQRILVTDYSKKDPGKLQGRTEHNRVVNFQSNNPLLIGQFVDVEILEAKPFSLAGKLVDPA; encoded by the coding sequence ATGGTTAAAAAACTTTATATCGAAACCCACGGCTGCCAAATGAATGAGTATGACAGCTCACGCATGGTTGACTTGCTGGGCGATCATCAAGCTATGGAGACCACTGATAACCCCGCAGAAGCGGATGTGATTCTGCTCAATACCTGCTCGATTCGTGAAAAAGCGCAAGAAAAAGTGTTTTCCCAATTAGGTCGCTGGCGCGAGCTAAAAGCAGAGAATCCTGATCTAGTGATTGGGGTTGGTGGCTGCGTTGCCAGCCAAGAAGGCGAAACCATTCGCAGCCGTGCGCCCTATGTCGATGTGGTATTTGGCCCACAGACCTTGCACCGTTTACCAGAAATGATTGATGCAGCGCGGGATACCGGCAAGCCGCAAGTTGATATCTCGTTTCCTGAAATTGAAAAGTTTGACCGCCTACCCGAGCCACGCGTCGATGGGCCTAGCGCTTATGTTTCGGTCATGGAAGGCTGCAGTAAATACTGCACCTTCTGTGTTGTACCCTATACCCGCGGAGAAGAAGTCAGCCGCCCCTTTAATGATGTCATGCTTGAAGTGATCCACCTCGCCGAAAATGGCGTACGTGAAATTACCCTACTGGGGCAAAACGTGAATGGTTACCGCGGCAGTACAGCCGATGGCCAACTGATGGACTTAGCTGACTTAATTCGTGCGGTGGCTGCAGTCGATGGGATTGATCGTATTCGCTACACCACATCCCACCCCTTAGAGTTTTCAGATTCGCTGATTCAAGCCCACGCTGAAGTACCTGAACTGGTTAAGTATCTGCACCTGCCAGTACAATCAGGTTCTGACCGCGTGCTCGCCAATATGAAGCGCAACCACACTGCTCTTGAATACAAATCACGGATTCGTAAACTTAAAGCAGCGGTGCCTGATATTTTAATCAGCTCTGATTTTATTGTCGGCTTCCCGGGTGAAACTGAAAAAGATTTTCAGCAAACCATGAAGCTGATTGAAGATATTGGCTTTGATTTTTCTTACTCCTTTGTTTACAGCGCACGCCCCGGTACCCCAGCAGCCGATTTGCCTGACGACACCCCAGAGCAAGAGAAAAAGCGCCGTCTCGCTTTACTGCAACATCGCATTCAGCAACAAGGTTTTGAAAATAGCCGCCGCATGGTTGGTACCGTGCAACGCATCTTAGTCACCGACTATTCGAAAAAAGACCCAGGCAAGCTGCAAGGCCGTACCGAGCACAACCGCGTGGTTAACTTCCAAAGTAACAACCCGCTCTTAATTGGCCAGTTCGTTGATGTTGAAATTCTCGAAGCTAAGCCGTTCTCCCTTGCTGGTAAGTTAGTAGATCCCGCTTAA
- the nrdR gene encoding transcriptional regulator NrdR, which yields MFCPFCSANDTKVIDSRLVANGDQVRRRRECVKCGERFTTFETAELVLPRLIKQDGHRQPFDEDKLRAGMQRALEKRPVSVEKLEEAIARIKHKLRATGEREVPSLKVGELVMNELHNLDEVAYIRFASVYRRFQDLKEFRAEIERISNEPKAE from the coding sequence ATGTTTTGTCCATTTTGCAGTGCCAATGATACCAAAGTCATTGATTCACGTTTAGTTGCAAACGGTGATCAGGTACGCCGCCGCCGTGAGTGCGTCAAATGTGGAGAGCGCTTTACCACCTTTGAAACCGCTGAGCTGGTATTACCACGCTTAATTAAACAAGACGGCCACCGTCAACCCTTTGATGAAGACAAGCTGCGGGCTGGAATGCAGCGTGCACTTGAAAAACGCCCGGTGAGTGTGGAAAAGCTTGAAGAAGCGATTGCTCGGATTAAGCACAAACTACGGGCTACCGGCGAGCGTGAAGTGCCGTCACTGAAAGTGGGAGAGCTGGTGATGAATGAGCTGCATAATCTCGATGAGGTAGCTTATATTCGCTTTGCCTCGGTCTATCGCCGCTTTCAGGATCTCAAAGAGTTTCGCGCTGAAATCGAACGTATTTCCAATGAGCCTAAAGCCGAGTGA
- a CDS encoding AraC family transcriptional regulator, whose protein sequence is MLKHSSVAVLARFVNYAKQLQINPEAALIAADICPSILQDNSQRLPTLALEQVLLELAAQSQDPLFGLHAAQSIQPASWSILGYITMNCATLGQAIERIIPYEALVGDSGYSEIHSHQDTLELIWHCRHQSVIASRHLAENVLAAWLSYAQHLTGTQHAPLQVNFIHAAASDLAAYHAVFNCALNFNQPRNSLVIPLDYMNLPLQQADAHLLNTLEQHASQLLIANALKQNCISQQVQNYLQTHLAQESLNKQQVAEHLQLSVRTLDRRLQKAGTSFQQLLDQTRIQQAEYLLLHSDLTLLEIADALGFSESRSFFRHFKKHKQTTPLVFRQQH, encoded by the coding sequence ATGCTCAAACACTCCTCTGTCGCAGTACTAGCGCGCTTCGTAAATTATGCGAAACAGCTCCAGATTAATCCTGAAGCTGCATTAATCGCTGCCGATATCTGCCCTAGCATCTTACAAGATAATAGTCAGCGCCTGCCGACACTCGCCTTAGAACAGGTGCTGCTAGAGTTGGCTGCACAAAGCCAAGACCCGTTATTTGGCTTGCATGCAGCACAGTCTATTCAGCCTGCCTCGTGGAGCATTTTGGGTTATATCACCATGAATTGCGCCACCCTTGGGCAAGCGATTGAGCGCATTATTCCTTACGAAGCATTGGTTGGTGATAGTGGCTATAGTGAAATTCACTCCCATCAAGATACGCTAGAGCTAATCTGGCACTGCCGGCATCAATCAGTCATTGCCAGTCGACATCTTGCGGAAAATGTCTTAGCTGCCTGGCTAAGTTACGCGCAACATTTAACCGGCACGCAGCATGCGCCACTACAGGTTAATTTTATCCATGCCGCTGCCAGTGACCTAGCTGCTTATCACGCGGTGTTTAATTGTGCACTTAACTTTAATCAACCGCGTAACAGCTTAGTCATTCCTTTGGATTACATGAACCTGCCATTGCAACAGGCGGATGCCCATTTACTGAATACGCTAGAACAGCATGCCAGTCAGTTACTAATAGCTAATGCGCTTAAGCAGAACTGTATTAGCCAACAAGTGCAAAACTATTTACAAACCCATTTAGCACAAGAGTCACTTAACAAACAACAAGTCGCCGAACACTTGCAACTGAGCGTGCGAACCTTAGATCGCCGTTTACAAAAAGCCGGCACTAGCTTTCAGCAGCTATTGGATCAAACCCGAATACAACAAGCTGAATATCTACTGCTGCATTCAGACCTAACCCTGCTAGAAATAGCCGATGCACTGGGCTTTAGCGAGTCACGCTCATTCTTCCGCCACTTCAAAAAGCACAAACAAACCACCCCGCTCGTTTTTAGACAGCAGCATTAA
- a CDS encoding class I SAM-dependent methyltransferase, whose protein sequence is MNTPIALEAKLQQLISHASLNLTPLPQTSLQLWLINPDNMQGQFSREQTQRVLEEPPYWCFCWASGLALAQWILANPQQVAGKSVIDVGCGSGVVALAAKRAGAQRVVACDLDPVALAATQANAKANQLELEYSFDLFSQTERYDCLFAADLLYDPDNLPLLNQFPRFARQITIADSRQRNFSHPLYQTSQRLVAETLPDLAEPEEFRQVTLYQSVAR, encoded by the coding sequence ATGAACACACCAATTGCCTTAGAAGCCAAACTACAGCAACTAATTAGCCATGCAAGCCTCAACCTAACGCCGCTGCCACAAACCTCACTCCAGCTTTGGCTAATTAATCCTGATAACATGCAAGGCCAGTTTTCTCGTGAACAAACCCAACGGGTGCTAGAAGAACCGCCTTACTGGTGCTTTTGTTGGGCCAGCGGTCTAGCTCTTGCGCAATGGATTTTAGCTAACCCACAGCAGGTGGCTGGTAAAAGTGTGATTGATGTTGGCTGCGGCAGTGGTGTGGTGGCCTTAGCCGCCAAGCGTGCAGGAGCACAGCGCGTAGTCGCCTGTGATCTCGACCCTGTGGCGTTAGCCGCCACCCAAGCTAATGCCAAGGCCAACCAGCTTGAACTAGAGTACAGCTTTGATTTATTCAGCCAAACCGAGCGCTACGACTGCCTGTTTGCCGCTGATTTACTTTATGATCCTGATAACCTACCACTGCTTAATCAGTTTCCCCGCTTTGCGCGGCAGATTACGATTGCCGACTCACGGCAGCGCAACTTTAGCCATCCGCTGTATCAAACCAGCCAACGTTTAGTTGCAGAAACGCTGCCCGATCTAGCCGAGCCTGAAGAGTTTCGTCAGGTTACCCTGTATCAAAGCGTGGCTCGCTAA
- a CDS encoding GFA family protein, which produces MNSTRYAGQCFCGAVQLTATGAPEAMGYCHCQSCRHWSAGPVNAFTLWQPTAVEITQGAEQLLRYQKTPHSIRHSCAKCGGHLLTEHPGMGLTDVYAAILPDLQFQPSVHVHYQESVLPIKDGLPKLRDMPAEMGGSGELLAE; this is translated from the coding sequence ATGAATTCTACTCGTTATGCTGGCCAATGTTTTTGTGGCGCAGTGCAACTCACTGCTACCGGCGCTCCTGAAGCAATGGGCTATTGCCATTGCCAGTCCTGCCGGCACTGGTCTGCCGGACCTGTAAATGCCTTTACCCTCTGGCAGCCTACTGCAGTTGAAATTACCCAAGGCGCTGAACAGTTACTACGCTACCAAAAAACGCCACATAGCATTCGTCACTCCTGCGCTAAATGCGGTGGTCATCTATTAACTGAACACCCTGGTATGGGCTTAACTGATGTCTATGCCGCTATTTTGCCAGACCTTCAGTTTCAGCCAAGTGTGCATGTGCATTACCAAGAAAGCGTATTACCCATTAAAGACGGCCTACCCAAACTGCGTGATATGCCCGCCGAGATGGGCGGCTCAGGTGAGCTACTCGCCGAATAA